A segment of the Parasynechococcus marenigrum WH 8102 genome:
TCCGATGGCGGCCACCACGCTGGAGAGCGACACGATCCTGAAGATCGAGATCACCGCCATGAACAGCCCGAAGCAGGCCAGTCCCACCGGCCAGGCCAGCCCCAGAAACATCCCGAAGCCGGTGGCCACCGCCTTGCCGCCCTTCCAGCCCAGCCACACCGGCCAGATGTGACCAGCCAGGGCCGCCAGCCCTGCCAAAACCTGCAGCCAGTCGCTGAGCCCGAAGGTTTTGGCCAGCAGCACCGCCAGGGCGCCTTTGCCCACATCAATCAGGAACACCACCAACGCTGGGCCTTTGCCCACGTTGCGCAGCACGTTGGTGGCGCCGGTGCTGCCGGAGCCACAGTCGCGCAGATCGATGCCCTTCAGCCAGCGGCCCGCCAGATAGCCACTGGGGGTGGACCCCAGCAGGTAGCCGATGGCCAGGAGCAGCAGGGCGGTGAGGATCACAGGAACGAGACAGGCCGCGGGATCGCGCAAAAATGGAAGCACAGCGTTGGCCGCGCGCAACTGGTGGAAGAGAAGGACAACCAGCAAGAGAACACGTCCCACCACCGTGCCGTTCGCTCTCGGCTCGGAATGCTGAGGGGTGAATTCGTTATCCCTGACGACTTCGATCAGATGGAGCAAGAGACCATCGCTGATCTGTTCGAAGGGATCAGCAAGGACTGACCGCCTACAGCAGATTGTCGTCGTCGAGGCGTTCACCCGGTCCGGCCGCGAAGGCCAACCAGAGGGGGAACTGAAGCACGGGGATGTCCACACTGCGCTCGGCCGCATCGATCAGGATCAGCGGCACTTCGCCCCGTTCCTCCAGGCGATCGGCCCGTTCCACCAGGGCTTCCGGGCGCTCGAACAGCACGATGCCGCTGCTGGGGCCGAAGTCTTCCCGGCCCAGGCCAAGGGCATCCTGCAGGCCCCGTCGCCATTCCCCCAGCCGTTCGGGCCCCCCGGCCAGCACCAGGCACTGGAATTGATCGCCGTAAAGCTCGCCGATGATGGCAATTAATGCCGCGCTGGCCAGGATGTTGCGGGGCCGGGTGCCGCGGCTCGGCTGCGCGCCGCGTCCGCCTTGATTGAAGAACCAGTCCTCCAGCAGGGCGATGTCTTTGGCATCGACGCTGCGGCGCAGATTCCAAGGATCGGCATACACATCCGGCTGCTTGAGGAAACGCTCCAGGGCGGCACGGATCAGATCTTCATCGGGGCGGAAGGTGTCGGCCACCGCTGCTGTCGCTGCTGGCGCGGCTTCCGGACTCCCTGATGCACTGCCGTTGTCGGCTTGCTGGTCCAACGGCGAGGGCTTCACCACCATCGGCTGCACCACAAGCTCCAGGCTTTCCACGCTCTGTACTAGGTCCTGCAGGGCGCCGCCCAGGTACTCCTGGAAACCCTTCACGCGCCTGGCGATCGCATCGGACTGGCCAGCGAAGCTGGCTGTCAGTTCGCTCTCCAGCTGTTGCTTGCGCTTGGAGAGTTCGTTGATCTCCGCCTCCAGGGCGTCACGGCGTTGCTGCAGGTCCTTCAGCGCCAGCTCCATCACCGGGTTGGCCTCTGCTGGGGCTTCTGTCGGTGAGGGCTGGGCCTCGGGCTCCTGCGGGGTCAGGTCGTTGTCGTCAGACATTGCGTCAGCGGCCATGCGCTCCATCCCTCCATTCCAGCGGACGGGGCAACCGCCGCAACATGGGGGGCAGCTGCTTGCTTAAGACGCACGAACTCGTGTATATGCAGTATGAGTATCTTCTAAATATCGTGCCCAAGGTTTGATGGTCGCCTGGGTGAATGCCATCACCTGCGAGGCGGCAGTCCGTGCCTGCGCGCTGTCCTCAGCGTCGTAACGATCGGCGGGTGCCTCGTTATCGCTTAGATAGCGCGTTTCAGTGTCCATACGGCTCAACGCCTTGAGCCGCACAGTCCGGATGGGCGACACGTCGACCCCTTCTGGTTCCACGCTGTCGACCAGGCGATCCAGCGCATGGCTGTAAGGCGGCAGGGAGCCAAGCGAAATCAACAGGGCCTTCAGCGCTTTTTCAGCGGCCTGGCAGTAGTGGTAACAGGCCTGGCTGTGAAAGCCTTGTTGGGCGGTGAGTTCGGCCACGGCCCAATCGCTGTTGGCCTGTCGCATCCAGGCATCAACGCGAGGGGTCATGGCTGGTTCAGGCGCAGGGCATCCCGGCCGATGGCGCTCCAGTACGGATCGTCACCGGTTCGGCGCTGCTGCCATTCCTGAGCGGTGAGAGCCAGCACGTCGTCGGCCATTCCAGCCTCGAGAACAGCCTCCGCCAGGCGATTGGCTTCCCCTCGGCTGGGGGCAACGGCCAGCACGTCCACATCCGAAAAGCCATCCCAGTCCCCCCGGGCCCAGGATCCGAACAGCCATAGGCTGCCGCCGGGATGTTCGGCTAGCACGAGGCTTGCATGCTGATGCAGCCCTTTGAGCCGCTCGGCCTGCTTGCGGCGGCGGATGTCAGCAACCGTCATGCCCATGCCTCGACGCTATGGGCAGATCGACGGCACCGCAAGCGCTCAGTCATCGTTGCTGGCCGGCACTTCCAGCGCACCCACCCGCAACTCGAGTTGCTCCCGCAGCTCTTTCGGGCTGAACAGGATCGGCAGGAAATGAATGCTCTGGGTTTCGCGGAAATAGAGCAGTCCCGGCAGCCAGGGGGCAAACAGCCGCCAGGTGAGCCATTGGTCGTAGGGGAAGCGGCGCAGCTCCCGGCTGTTCTGCCACACGATCAAGGCCCGCTCTTCAAACTCCAGCCGCAGGCTTGCGGTTTGGATCAGCAGAAACACCCCGAACAGCACCACCACCAGCGTGGGCCAGGGATGCAGCGGCAGTGGCAGCAGCGCAGCACCGAAGACCACCACCAGCAACGGAAGCCGTGCATCCGGTTTCAGGGTGACGCTTGTGGGGGTTGAGCTCATGCGCCGAACAGCACCTGGGTCAGAACGACGTCCATGATCGCCACCAGGATCAGGATCATGACGACCGCACCGGTGGTGCTGGTGCCCACCTCCTTCGGGCCGCCTTTGGTCGTCAGTCCCCAGCCGCAGGCGATCACCGCGATGATCAGCCCGAACACCAGCGCCTTCACCAGCATGAAGGGCAGGTCCGTTGGATCCATCCAGGTGCGCACGGAGGTCCAGAAGACCGCCGGTGGAATGTTGTAAAGCGCTGTGCTGGTGATCTGGCCGCTCCACACCGCCATCAGGAAAAAGAAGAAGCACTGCACCGGTGCCATCACCACCATGGCGATCATCCGCGGCACCACCAGGTACTCCACCGGGTCGGTGCGCAGCATCGTGATCGCATCGATCTGCTCGGTCACCTTCATAGTGCCCAGCTGCGCGGCGTAGGCGGTGGCCACCTTGCCCGCCAGCAGGCAGGAGGTGAGCAGTGGTGCAATCTCCCGGGCCAGGCCAATGGCCAGGATGCCGCCCACCGTTGATCCGGCCCCCTGGCGGGTGAGTTCGGCGGCCACCTGGATGTTGAACACCGAACCGGCGGCGATCGAGATGATCAGCACGATCAGCAGGGTGCCGGGACCCGCCTCCATCAACTGATCCTGCAGATCCACGGTGTTGATCCGCCCCCGCAGGGTGGCCGTCACGGCCTGGCCACCGATCAACAGGCTGGCGCCCAGTCGTTTCAGCCAGCGGGGAGAGCTCATCCGGCGGAGGCCTGCAGGTGGGCGCCACGGTCGGGCCAGCCTCGCATCACCACAAGGCCCAGCACCACAAGGAT
Coding sequences within it:
- a CDS encoding HEPN domain-containing protein, which gives rise to MTPRVDAWMRQANSDWAVAELTAQQGFHSQACYHYCQAAEKALKALLISLGSLPPYSHALDRLVDSVEPEGVDVSPIRTVRLKALSRMDTETRYLSDNEAPADRYDAEDSAQARTAASQVMAFTQATIKPWARYLEDTHTAYTRVRAS
- a CDS encoding nucleotidyltransferase domain-containing protein; the protein is MTVADIRRRKQAERLKGLHQHASLVLAEHPGGSLWLFGSWARGDWDGFSDVDVLAVAPSRGEANRLAEAVLEAGMADDVLALTAQEWQQRRTGDDPYWSAIGRDALRLNQP
- a CDS encoding MlaE family ABC transporter permease translates to MSSPRWLKRLGASLLIGGQAVTATLRGRINTVDLQDQLMEAGPGTLLIVLIISIAAGSVFNIQVAAELTRQGAGSTVGGILAIGLAREIAPLLTSCLLAGKVATAYAAQLGTMKVTEQIDAITMLRTDPVEYLVVPRMIAMVVMAPVQCFFFFLMAVWSGQITSTALYNIPPAVFWTSVRTWMDPTDLPFMLVKALVFGLIIAVIACGWGLTTKGGPKEVGTSTTGAVVMILILVAIMDVVLTQVLFGA
- a CDS encoding DUF3119 family protein gives rise to the protein MSSTPTSVTLKPDARLPLLVVVFGAALLPLPLHPWPTLVVVLFGVFLLIQTASLRLEFEERALIVWQNSRELRRFPYDQWLTWRLFAPWLPGLLYFRETQSIHFLPILFSPKELREQLELRVGALEVPASNDD
- a CDS encoding DUF3086 domain-containing protein produces the protein MERMAADAMSDDNDLTPQEPEAQPSPTEAPAEANPVMELALKDLQQRRDALEAEINELSKRKQQLESELTASFAGQSDAIARRVKGFQEYLGGALQDLVQSVESLELVVQPMVVKPSPLDQQADNGSASGSPEAAPAATAAVADTFRPDEDLIRAALERFLKQPDVYADPWNLRRSVDAKDIALLEDWFFNQGGRGAQPSRGTRPRNILASAALIAIIGELYGDQFQCLVLAGGPERLGEWRRGLQDALGLGREDFGPSSGIVLFERPEALVERADRLEERGEVPLILIDAAERSVDIPVLQFPLWLAFAAGPGERLDDDNLL
- the plsY gene encoding glycerol-3-phosphate 1-O-acyltransferase PlsY, with protein sequence MILTALLLLAIGYLLGSTPSGYLAGRWLKGIDLRDCGSGSTGATNVLRNVGKGPALVVFLIDVGKGALAVLLAKTFGLSDWLQVLAGLAALAGHIWPVWLGWKGGKAVATGFGMFLGLAWPVGLACFGLFMAVISIFRIVSLSSVVAAIGLPLLMVVSGGSSAYVVVSLVASLMVLWRHRSNIERLIAGTEPKIGQKA